The genome window CCGTGCCGGCATCCGTCTGACCGGGCGTCTTCGACCCGCTCTTGATGCCCGCCGCCTTCTTCAGGAAGTAAGACGCCGGCGGCGTCTTCATCGCAAAGGAGAAGGACTTGTCGCCGTAATACGTGATGACCACGGGCACGGGCGAACCGGGCTCCATTTCCTTGGTCACGGCGTTGAATTCTTTGCAGAACATCATGATGTTCAGGCCGCGCTGACCGAGCGCGGGACCAATCGGAGGCGACGGGTTGGCCGCGCCCGCAGGCACTTGCAGCTTGATATAGCCTATAATTTTCTTAGCCATGTAAGCCTCTCAGGAGCAACGCGCTCCGGGGTTGAGGATTGTGGTTCGGCCATTGACGTCGCGCCTGGCAAGCGAAACGCCGACCTCCCACACGAAAGCCCGACTCGAAGAACCGCGCGATGCGCTAGATCTTCTCCACCTGGGCGTATTCCAGCTCGACCGGGGTCGCCCGGCCGAAGATGGAAACTGCGACCTTGAGCCGCGCGCGCTCTTCGTCCACTTCTTCCACATGCCCGCTGAAGGATGCGAAAGGACCGTCCGCGACGCGCACCTGCTCGCCGATCTCGAAGGAAATGGAGGGCTTCGGCCGCTCCACGCCTTCTTTCACCTGATTGAGAATACGCTGAGCTTCGATCTCGGAAATCGGCTGCGGCTTGTTGTCCGCGCCAAGAAATCCGGTGACTTTCGGCGTATTCTTGATCAACAAAAACGCCCGGTCGTTCATGTCCATCTTCACAAGGACATAACCCGGGAAAAACTTGCGCTCGGTGGCGACCTTACGTCCGCGCCGCACTTCGACGACTTCTTCCATCGGCACGACGATGTCTTCGAAGCACTCATCGAGACCCGCAGCCGCGGCGCGTTCGCGGATGGAATCCGCGACCTTCTTTTCGAAGTTCGAATAGGCGTGAACGATATACCAGCGCTTTGTCATTATTTTTGCTGCTTTTAGTTACGAATATTTTAAGCGCTTAGTGGCCGAGCCGCAAAAGATGGGCGATACCCCAACTGAATATCTGGTCGGCGAGCAGGAAAAAGACGGACGCCAGCACCGCCATGATCACGACCATGATCGTGGTCACAATGGTTTCGCGCCGCGAGGGCCATACGACCTTCGCGGTTTCGGCGCGCACCTGCTGCAAATATTCGAATGGACCGGTTCTAGCCATATTTTCTCAACACCGATGCGGAAGCGCTTTCGCTTTCGCTATTCAAACGTCTTCGTAATGTTTCGAGTGCCCGATTTTCGAGTTTCTCTGCCACCGTGAAGTGGCAGGAGTGGAGGGACTCGAACCCCCAACCCCCGGTTTTGGAGACCGGTGCTCTAGCCGATTGAGCTACACTCCTCCATCCATCCGGTTAAGGGCAAGCCGCCGGAAAGAATGGTTCGAACCAATACCTAACCGCCTGCTACGGTCCTTACCAGTAGTAGGGATTTGATAGCTATCACGCAAGCGGACGCAATGCCAAGCATTTTTCGAGGGCGCGCGGAACAATTTGCGCTTGTCAAGCGGCTTCGAAAAACGCGGGATCGCGCCTCTGCCACGCTTTTTTCGTTGAGCGCCACGCCAATCTTGGTAATGTGACGTTCGCGCGGGTGTAGCTCAATGGTAGAGCAGCAGCCTTCCAAGCTGAATACCCGGGTTCGATTCCCGGTACCCGCTCCAACCCTCCGACCTCAACCGATTTGCGGCTAATCCGCCGAGACGATTCCGCGCTCACGGAAACGTGAGGAAAGTGGTTTCCTGCACGCTCGCTTGCTTGTACAAAAAGAGAAGCACAAGCGGAGGGTTAGTGAGCGCGTCCATCAACATGCAGGCCTATAGTGACGCGCTCGTCGTGCTGGGTACGGCGGGGATCATTATCCCCATGGTGCATGCGTGGGGCCTGAGCCCGGTCCTCGGCTGGCTCGGCGCCGGCGTCCTGCTAGGGCCGC of Rhodomicrobium vannielii ATCC 17100 contains these proteins:
- the secE gene encoding preprotein translocase subunit SecE: MARTGPFEYLQQVRAETAKVVWPSRRETIVTTIMVVIMAVLASVFFLLADQIFSWGIAHLLRLGH
- the nusG gene encoding transcription termination/antitermination protein NusG, which translates into the protein MTKRWYIVHAYSNFEKKVADSIRERAAAAGLDECFEDIVVPMEEVVEVRRGRKVATERKFFPGYVLVKMDMNDRAFLLIKNTPKVTGFLGADNKPQPISEIEAQRILNQVKEGVERPKPSISFEIGEQVRVADGPFASFSGHVEEVDEERARLKVAVSIFGRATPVELEYAQVEKI
- the rplK gene encoding 50S ribosomal protein L11, translated to MAKKIIGYIKLQVPAGAANPSPPIGPALGQRGLNIMMFCKEFNAVTKEMEPGSPVPVVITYYGDKSFSFAMKTPPASYFLKKAAGIKSGSKTPGQTDAGTVTMAQVREIAEKKMKDLNATSIDQAAKIIAGSARSMGLTVKE